In the genome of Passer domesticus isolate bPasDom1 chromosome 2, bPasDom1.hap1, whole genome shotgun sequence, the window CACTCCCACCGGTTGCAGCGCCAGCTTGGTGCCACCCACACACGGTGCAGGGAGAGGGGTGGCTGAGGGCGTCGTGGGTACCGTGGGGTGTGAGGGTTCAGGGAGTGCCCGTGTCCTCCTTCTGCAGGATACCACAGCTGGATGAGGGTGCTGTGGGGCACTTCAGGGTTCAGGTGGGGTTGGTGGGGGTTTGGGACTTCAGGGGGTCCCCGTGTCTCCCCAGGCTCCCACAGCTGGCggcagctgtggggctggtAGCCGAGATCAGCCGGCAGCTGGGGCAGCGCCGGGCTGAGGCCGAGGCAGAGATCGGGAGCAGCTTcgaggagctggaggcagcactgCGGCAGCGGCGGGAGGTGCTGCTGCGCGACCTGGAGGCCACCTGTGCTGCCAAGCAGCAGGTAACACACCTGGGGAGCTGTGCCCTTCgccagcccttcctgggagGGTGAGTGGGTACCCCAGCCATAGCCCAGTGCCAGTGGCCCAGCCGGTGCAACAGTTGGGGTCCTGATGCAGCACCAGCGCTGGGGTTGTGGCCACGGCTGCGGTGCAGGTGGAGTGTTGGTTAGGGGTGCTGGGTGTGGGGGTCCCACACGGACACCACAGAGATGTGCCATCCCACAGGATGcatgcaggcacagctggaggtgctgcagcagggccaggatgtGGTTCAAGTGTGGGTGTTGGCACCAGGGTTCCTCCTGGTGCCACAGGTGATGTCCCGGTCGCACAGGTGCtggaggcacagctggaggtgCTGCGGCAGGGCCAGGAGAGCATCCTGAGCAGCTGCGCGTTCACAGAGCAGGCGCTGCACCACGGCTCGGCCACGgaggtgctgctggtgcagaaGCAGATGGGCGAGCGGCTGCGGGAGCTGGCGGCGCGGCCCTTCCCCGAGCACCCGCAGGAGAACGCGCAGCTCGAGTTCCACGCCGAGCCCGAGGGGCTGCGCCGCTCCATCCAGAACCTGGGCGCGCTGCTGACCACCAGCGCCACGGCGCACACCACGGTGGCCACGGGCGAGGGGCTGCGCCAGGCCGTGGTGGGGCAGCCCTGCTCGCTCAGCGTCACCACCAAGGACAAGGACGGGGCGCTGGTGCGCAGCGGCGGCGCCCGCCTGCGCTTCGCCGTGACCGGCCCCGACGGCGCCGCGGCCGAGGCCGAGGTGCAGGACAACCGCAACGGCACCTACGAGCTGGTGTACACGCCGCGCACCGAGGGTGACTTCGTGCTGTCCATCCTGCTGTACGGGCAGCCCGTGCGCGGCTCCCCGTTCCGCGCGCGCGCCCTGCGCCCCAGCGACGTGCCCCCGTCCCCCGAGGAGGCCAAGCGCCGCGTCAAGTCCCCGGGCGGGGGGCACGTGCGGCAGAAGGCGCTGCGCCGCCCCGCCAGCATGTACGGCAGCGCCAAGCGCAAGGAGAACCCCATCGAGGACGAGCTCATCTTCCGCGTCGGTGAGCGGGGCGCTGGGGGTCCTGGGCACTGGGGGTGTCTTGGGATGATGGGGGGGTTCGTTAGGGCTCCCCAGGATGGTGGGGTCTCTCTGGGCTCCTCACGGCTCCCTGGGGTGGTGGTGGAGGGCCCCAGGGGGTGGCAGGGGTTTACCAGGGTGGTGAGTGATCTCCTGGGGCCCCACGTGCCCCCCTGACTGGTGCCTGCAGGCAGCCGTGGTCGGGAGAAGGGCGAGTTCACCAACCTGCAGGGGATCTCCACATCCAGCGCCGGCCGCATCGTCGTGGCCGACAGCAACAACCAGTGCGTGCAGGTATggacccctgggacccccactGACCCCCCCGGGTAACCCTGAATCCCCATGACCCCACTGACCCATCAGCAGTAGCCAATGTGTGCAGGTACGGCCCCTCCCGGGATCCCCGAACTGTCACAGGACCCCACTgactccccctgctccccccggcCCCCACAGTGGTTCTCCAATGAGGGGCAGTTTTGGCTGCATTTCAGGCTGTGGGGGTGTTCCCCTGGTTCCCCTGACCTGCTGCCTTCCCAGGTGTTCAGTAATGAGGGGCAGTTCCGGCTGCGTTTCGGGGTGCGGGGGCgttccccagggcagctccagcgCCCCACGGGCGTCTCGGTGGACACCAACGGTGACATCATTGTGGCCGACTACGACAACCGCTGGGTCAGCGTGTTCTCACCTGAGGGCAAGTTCAAGGTgaggggaggcagggctgcagggtcTGAGGGGTGGGGGTCCGTGGCACCGCCCACCCTGACTGTGTGTCCCCCCAGACAAAGCTGGGCGCGGGGCGGCTGATGGGCCCCAAGGGCGTCGCCGTGGATCGCAACGGGCACATCATCGTGGTGGACAACAAGGCTTGCTGCGTCTTCATCTTCCAGCCCAACGGGAAGCTGGTGGCACGCTTTGGCTCCCGCGGCACCGCTGAGCGCCAGTTCGCAGGtatccctgggaccccccagctgtgggctccccagggagcagggcaggcaggactGCGTGCCCcacagtgctggggcagctggtggcactgggaccccTGGGGCACAGGTCCAGGCTGCAGTTCTAGACTGGATTTCTGGAAACGGTTCTGGGCTGTGGGTTCAGGTTCTGGGCTCAGGACTTGTTCTGAGCTCTGGTTTGAGTTCGGGGGCTGGACAGGGGGCCAGGATCTGGTTCTAGGCCCAGCACCAGGTTCAGGCCTCTGGGCTGGTGATCCAGTTCTGGGTACTGTCTCTGGATTCTGGTTGGGGACTGAGATCCCAGGCTCTGAGTTCAGGGTTTGGTTCTGGTTCCCAGGGTGGGATATGGTTCCAGGTTCTGGGTTTTGGTCTGGGTTCTGAGCTGTGTGTCCTAGACTGGGGCACTGGTTTTGGTTGTGGATACAGATTGTGGGCCTGGgttctgtgttcagttctgggctGAGGTCCTGGGCTCAGATTCTGGCAGTGGCTCCATCCTGGGGGCTCTGTCCATACCTCAGGGCTCTGGGTCCATCCTGGTCCTGCCATGGGGCCAGGGCTGAACCCTGCCATTCccctcagggctgagccccccagtCCTGGGGATGAGTTCCCCGTGCCCCTTTTGGGCTAAGTTTCCTTTGTCTCCTCAGGACCCCATTTTGTGGCTGTCAACAACAAGAACGAGATTGTGGTGACCGACTTCCACAACCACTCTGTGAAGGTGAGCGCAGCCACAGGCAGGTGCTGAGAGCCCCCTGGTGCtctcagggctgggggctgcagtgaCCCCCCAGACTGCCACGTGTTGTCCCTGTGCCCACCAGGTGTACAACGCTGAGGGCGAGTTCCTGTTCAAGTTCGGGTCGCACGGGGAGGGCAACGGGCAGTTCAACGCGCCCACCGGGGTGGCCGTGGACAGCAACGGCAACATCATCGTGGCTGACTGGGGCAACAGCCGCATCCAGGTACCGCGCTGTGCCCCCTGGGTGGacacctgtgcctgtgcctgtgcctgcacacGCACCTGTGCCCACACCGACACCTgtgcctgcacacacacctgtgccTGCATGGACCCACACACACCTGTACCTGCACACCTGTGCCCACACCGacagctgtgcctgcacagacagctgTGCCGCAcgga includes:
- the TRIM3 gene encoding tripartite motif-containing protein 3, translating into MARHEPASPVVRQIDQQFLICSICLDRYCNPKVLPCLHTFCERCLQNYIPAQSLSLSCPVCRQTSILPERGVPALPNNFFITNLMEVLQRDPDPRGAPPAPLPPLGAATGQPLCCPNHEGKVMEFYCEPCETAMCRECTEGERREHRDHRTVPLRDVLEQHKAALQHQLDAVRARLPQLAAAVGLVAEISRQLGQRRAEAEAEIGSSFEELEAALRQRREVLLRDLEATCAAKQQVLEAQLEVLRQGQESILSSCAFTEQALHHGSATEVLLVQKQMGERLRELAARPFPEHPQENAQLEFHAEPEGLRRSIQNLGALLTTSATAHTTVATGEGLRQAVVGQPCSLSVTTKDKDGALVRSGGARLRFAVTGPDGAAAEAEVQDNRNGTYELVYTPRTEGDFVLSILLYGQPVRGSPFRARALRPSDVPPSPEEAKRRVKSPGGGHVRQKALRRPASMYGSAKRKENPIEDELIFRVGSRGREKGEFTNLQGISTSSAGRIVVADSNNQCVQVFSNEGQFRLRFGVRGRSPGQLQRPTGVSVDTNGDIIVADYDNRWVSVFSPEGKFKTKLGAGRLMGPKGVAVDRNGHIIVVDNKACCVFIFQPNGKLVARFGSRGTAERQFAGPHFVAVNNKNEIVVTDFHNHSVKVYNAEGEFLFKFGSHGEGNGQFNAPTGVAVDSNGNIIVADWGNSRIQVFDSAGSFLSYINTAADPLYGPQGLALTSDGHVVVADSGNHCFKAYRYLQ